A single Mesomycoplasma bovoculi M165/69 DNA region contains:
- a CDS encoding Mhp366/Mhp367 family surface (lipo)protein — protein sequence MKKKLILALLVPLSTVLVACSSPTYLSKNEPKLNIDNQKDFDKGDKNDSSLDNDLINKTKQDDEKTNKSETSNLNNDGQKSAIDSNNEDEVKGPFHYLEEPDKNLNNPYNLNPEPENNQVNSNKSDLKNNLENLNDDSNDSMLIRLFKKLKKGDEGNDSQIVRSNLNPDSNFNKYKQNKLENTLNESEKFNKLDPEKDFDKINERSLNDFKPDLLSNAKPTTQNVHFSSWYRKFTLDNSSGVIKSENDSMFLGAQNNNLNIYLLDKINKNLGNNGVSAIKNSYLNPDSWRSILDLKYVGFKSEPYEDKQYENIYQRNVRFPTGTGILLDSSDREALFLTNYHVLNLGAHFWNSMNTITTSSDGKLYYINKSLGTFLKWYDNGKINTLNNITLIKLWQQKYAYDKRKSNPSIKNVSTAEITKYLQNLYDKYFEVADFNTHGQDVAAFYFKYSSFISDVKQLLKFYDETKTRWNFPSQYQRVEWEKSMTKLNEQFKAFESFWEKISKFKPLKFSDRQWRPDDIDYTAKIGLFYPGDANAKNFFKGVQFKYDNKNVPRPLFLATNGPGASGSGVYNLDGSLAFINSDIILDNDKDVTNQLYYDQNNMSSYLSRGVAFVTSQYNLIPYIQALYLRDADGKLKRQTIEDSKPKIYDDGKMHSEYIDFE from the coding sequence ATGAAAAAGAAACTTATCCTTGCACTTTTAGTTCCACTTAGTACAGTTTTGGTTGCTTGTTCATCACCAACTTATTTGAGTAAAAATGAACCAAAACTTAACATTGATAATCAAAAAGATTTTGACAAAGGTGACAAAAATGATTCATCTTTAGATAATGATTTAATCAATAAAACAAAGCAAGATGATGAGAAAACAAATAAGTCAGAAACAAGCAATTTAAACAATGATGGTCAAAAATCTGCAATAGATTCAAACAATGAAGATGAAGTAAAAGGGCCTTTTCATTATTTAGAAGAGCCGGATAAAAATTTAAATAATCCATATAATTTGAACCCAGAACCTGAAAATAATCAAGTAAATTCAAACAAATCTGATTTGAAAAATAATTTAGAAAATCTCAACGATGATAGCAATGATAGCATGCTAATTCGACTTTTCAAAAAACTAAAAAAAGGCGATGAAGGCAATGACTCTCAAATTGTGCGATCTAATCTAAATCCAGATTCAAATTTCAATAAATACAAGCAAAATAAGTTAGAAAACACTTTGAATGAAAGTGAAAAATTTAACAAACTAGATCCTGAAAAAGATTTTGACAAAATCAATGAACGTTCACTAAATGATTTTAAACCAGATTTATTATCTAATGCAAAACCAACTACTCAAAATGTGCATTTTAGTTCTTGATATAGAAAATTCACTTTAGATAACTCAAGTGGAGTTATTAAATCTGAAAATGATTCTATGTTTTTAGGGGCTCAAAATAATAATCTCAATATTTATTTATTAGACAAAATTAATAAAAACCTTGGAAATAATGGTGTTTCTGCAATCAAAAATTCTTACTTAAACCCAGATAGTTGAAGAAGCATTTTAGATTTAAAGTATGTTGGCTTTAAATCCGAACCTTATGAAGATAAACAATATGAAAATATTTATCAAAGAAATGTTCGTTTTCCAACAGGTACAGGTATTTTATTAGATAGTAGTGATAGAGAGGCTCTTTTTTTAACTAATTATCATGTTTTAAATCTAGGTGCTCATTTTTGAAATAGTATGAATACCATTACCACAAGTTCTGATGGTAAACTTTACTATATAAATAAATCACTTGGCACTTTTTTAAAATGATATGATAATGGTAAAATTAACACTTTAAATAATATTACTTTAATAAAACTTTGGCAACAAAAATATGCTTATGATAAAAGGAAAAGTAACCCATCAATTAAAAATGTAAGCACAGCAGAAATTACTAAATATTTACAAAATCTTTATGATAAATATTTTGAAGTCGCTGACTTTAATACACATGGGCAAGATGTAGCTGCTTTTTATTTTAAATATAGTAGTTTCATATCAGATGTAAAACAATTATTAAAATTTTATGATGAAACAAAAACTCGTTGAAATTTTCCTTCGCAATACCAAAGAGTTGAGTGAGAAAAAAGTATGACAAAGTTAAATGAACAATTTAAAGCTTTTGAGAGTTTTTGAGAAAAAATATCAAAATTTAAGCCCTTAAAATTTTCAGATCGACAATGAAGACCTGATGATATAGACTATACAGCCAAAATTGGTTTATTTTATCCAGGTGATGCTAATGCCAAAAACTTTTTTAAGGGTGTTCAATTTAAATATGATAACAAAAATGTGCCAAGACCACTTTTTCTAGCAACTAACGGACCTGGGGCTTCAGGCTCAGGAGTTTATAACTTAGATGGCTCACTAGCATTTATTAACTCAGATATTATCTTAGACAATGACAAAGATGTCACCAACCAACTTTATTATGATCAAAATAATATGTCATCTTACTTGTCACGTGGAGTGGCATTTGTAACATCTCAATATAATTTAATACCTTATATTCAAGCCTTGTATCTAAGAGATGCTGATGGAAAACTCAAAAGGCAAACAATAGAAGATTCAAAACCTAAAATATATGACGATGGCAAAATGCATAGTGAATATATAGATTTTGAGTAG
- a CDS encoding DUF3137 domain-containing protein — protein sequence MIQKVRDYTTKETFLENINEKLKPVVDAILDEIWKKNDFKTLRFRKILALSFTAFFILFLIISVFVITTFSTAALALSIIDIILLISAVVSGMFWLWKRRDIKYSIQRALNIHQLYKLAFSLLNANIQYINEDIDKDIYKLMYKDIYKDMYEDIEDIEDIDEDSFPYLSQSELSLHNLLIRRGYDFFKSHGSKKLVLHSKHNASFECATWIKEVVVQDKIVSTSYAYTTVIKIDTSQIRDPFDFFMSESSLFDFSNYAGMKKIKLENSNFNKEFNMRAYNELKTFQMLTPLAMENMVQRKMDSNGVDVKDLKILSTGNFLYIGFVTRKEEVFRDRFSFFLTLNKEVMSQRIVDQISQAVYNIYYPISIMQIPIYID from the coding sequence ATGATACAAAAAGTTCGTGATTATACAACAAAAGAAACATTTTTAGAAAATATTAATGAAAAACTCAAACCTGTAGTTGATGCTATATTGGATGAAATTTGGAAAAAAAATGATTTTAAAACACTAAGATTTAGAAAAATATTAGCACTTAGTTTCACTGCTTTTTTTATACTTTTTTTAATAATTTCAGTATTTGTAATAACAACTTTTTCAACAGCTGCTTTAGCTTTATCTATTATTGATATAATTTTATTAATATCAGCTGTAGTATCTGGTATGTTTTGGCTTTGAAAAAGAAGAGATATAAAATATTCAATTCAGCGAGCGCTTAATATTCATCAATTATACAAATTAGCTTTTTCATTATTAAATGCAAATATCCAATATATTAATGAAGATATAGACAAAGATATATATAAACTCATGTATAAAGATATATATAAAGATATGTATGAAGACATAGAAGACATAGAAGACATAGACGAAGATTCTTTTCCATATTTAAGTCAATCAGAATTATCATTACATAATTTACTAATACGACGAGGCTATGATTTTTTTAAAAGTCATGGTTCAAAAAAACTTGTTTTACATTCAAAACATAATGCATCTTTTGAATGTGCAACATGAATAAAAGAAGTGGTTGTGCAAGATAAAATAGTTAGCACTTCTTATGCCTATACAACTGTTATTAAAATAGATACTAGTCAAATTAGAGATCCATTTGATTTTTTTATGTCTGAGTCCTCATTATTTGATTTTAGTAATTATGCTGGAATGAAAAAAATAAAATTAGAAAATTCCAATTTTAATAAAGAGTTTAATATGCGAGCATATAATGAATTAAAAACCTTTCAAATGTTGACACCACTTGCAATGGAAAATATGGTTCAACGAAAAATGGATAGTAATGGTGTTGATGTTAAGGATCTTAAAATTTTATCAACAGGAAATTTTCTTTATATTGGTTTTGTTACTAGAAAAGAAGAAGTGTTTCGTGATAGATTTTCATTTTTCTTAACACTTAATAAAGAAGTGATGAGTCAAAGAATAGTTGATCAAATTTCACAAGCAGTTTACAATATTTACTATCCAATTAGCATTATGCAGATTCCAATATATATAGATTAA
- a CDS encoding APC family permease, with translation MTIAKTRKLGFFAAMAMLVGSVVGVGIFFKNGSISRATDGNGYAWLFAWIVGGIISLMAAINYSEISFLKPSKLNGLANWAYRAGGKKAGYATVFNYSFYYLVILTLLLSIIASEVTVFFINQASGYEIKLPFWVHILIAIGFLQFFTILNWLSVKASGYVALTSTILKFVPLVIALFAGIFAATTYNDGGQSAFGNDYINGVKDATGQFIKGKEPHPFDFSKLILALPAVLFAYDSFLSVGSLHNKVDKAEKRVPLIIIVAMILIVSIYTLIALSSALHSKGSIDGLIRDAFPKSAAKPITIFVFAFLLISTYGVNNSVNAFFINQMKDLVNLDLIFGSKKIKQKFGKDKAVLFYLIFGLVMWGLITLIPSIAIPLPKANSAIGQLEYGYGSDVIADAMSNFPSLIFYGLYMAIMVLYMVKKYKNPTKLHSQLTGKPINKVLFWTSGVLASLLILIAIVAFVYSQVEAVVVKTFGNSSAGIFEDNGLMLTNLGSFLIFVFQLIVFFSFPLINYWLIKKFEKRCVLSEFEKNVELDSSSLSTDSQNSNIVTNVVKYYSSINDK, from the coding sequence ATGACAATAGCCAAAACAAGAAAATTAGGTTTTTTTGCTGCAATGGCAATGCTTGTTGGTTCAGTTGTTGGTGTTGGTATTTTCTTTAAAAATGGTAGCATCTCTAGAGCAACTGATGGTAATGGGTATGCTTGATTGTTTGCATGAATAGTTGGAGGAATTATCTCCTTGATGGCTGCCATCAACTATTCTGAAATTAGCTTTTTAAAACCATCTAAATTAAACGGACTTGCTAATTGAGCATATCGTGCAGGTGGTAAAAAAGCTGGTTATGCCACAGTTTTTAATTATTCATTTTATTACTTAGTAATTTTGACACTTTTGCTGTCTATTATTGCTTCAGAAGTTACGGTTTTTTTTATTAATCAAGCTAGTGGTTATGAAATTAAATTACCATTTTGAGTTCATATTTTAATAGCCATAGGATTTTTACAGTTTTTCACAATATTAAACTGATTGTCTGTTAAAGCTTCAGGATATGTAGCTCTAACATCTACAATTTTAAAATTTGTTCCATTAGTTATAGCTTTATTTGCAGGTATTTTTGCTGCAACCACATACAATGATGGTGGACAAAGTGCTTTTGGAAATGACTATATCAATGGAGTAAAAGATGCAACTGGCCAATTTATTAAAGGCAAAGAGCCACATCCATTTGATTTTTCTAAATTAATTTTAGCTTTACCAGCAGTTTTATTTGCATATGACTCATTTTTATCAGTGGGTTCATTGCACAATAAAGTAGACAAAGCTGAAAAAAGAGTTCCACTTATTATTATTGTTGCAATGATTTTAATTGTTTCAATTTATACATTAATTGCTCTTTCATCTGCTTTACACTCAAAAGGTTCAATTGATGGACTAATTAGGGATGCCTTTCCTAAATCAGCAGCCAAACCTATTACAATTTTTGTTTTTGCATTTTTATTAATTTCCACATATGGAGTTAATAACTCAGTTAATGCGTTTTTTATTAATCAAATGAAAGATCTTGTTAATCTAGATTTAATTTTTGGTTCTAAAAAAATTAAACAAAAATTTGGAAAAGATAAAGCTGTGCTATTTTATTTAATTTTTGGTCTTGTAATGTGAGGACTTATAACTCTTATACCATCTATTGCAATTCCACTTCCAAAAGCAAATTCTGCAATAGGGCAACTTGAGTATGGATATGGTAGTGATGTTATTGCTGATGCAATGTCCAACTTTCCATCCTTAATTTTTTATGGATTATATATGGCTATCATGGTTTTATACATGGTTAAAAAATATAAAAATCCAACAAAATTACATAGCCAACTAACAGGCAAACCAATTAATAAAGTTTTATTTTGAACTTCAGGTGTTCTAGCTAGTTTATTAATTTTAATTGCTATTGTAGCTTTTGTTTATTCTCAAGTAGAAGCAGTTGTAGTAAAAACATTTGGGAACTCATCAGCTGGTATCTTTGAAGATAACGGTTTAATGTTGACTAATCTAGGTAGTTTCTTAATCTTTGTTTTCCAATTGATAGTTTTCTTTAGTTTTCCATTAATTAACTATTGATTGATTAAAAAATTTGAAAAAAGATGTGTGCTTTCAGAGTTTGAAAAAAATGTTGAGTTAGATTCAAGTAGTTTATCAACTGATTCTCAAAATAGCAATATAGTTACTAATGTAGTTAAATACTATTCATCTATTAACGATAAATAG
- a CDS encoding HinT-interacting membrane complex lipoprotein P60 — protein sequence MSKLKKIILPFVGLPLATAFVSCGTIVDAGVKAEQDKKLASQETTKFVQNAYIENILSHKFYPNGSLTLQQSFQDTNSAFFKASLAAFNFYQDSEIAKNPTFSLELLSKLSENNALANADLANLRTQAGWNKKFNTAGFITLYNNFSTGIREIVNKMLLVKGYLLNLNEQDITSSSSYKDAMSGSGLKETYESINPKNSDFFLLELMLTKQPAQVWKFESKDPIDITTLSQLRVRDVTSFNTFLRKGDATNNALLTKKEQAYENIGTNDKQVDTTKLFGYSGILYNQGNSTPLGDLDYSLNFLKSQGEVRSGFVDPKTNKIWSSAQIAAYNTINSTKVYPLTFSATFDKKKTNTQITTSDVSINHENYSVVKVYPSSGSNTRSATAVVKINLGTTNLYYSIDFNWDEKQINQSPEFPTTGTQLMNLTNGLPSVNDNLDQINIRFVNKITPIYQKDTTSNKFYFSLANTPWASDASKEKLAYLFYLADQNGIYNSAKNFFESQGYTIDVKDSTVKLS from the coding sequence ATGTCTAAATTGAAAAAAATTATTTTACCATTTGTTGGATTGCCATTAGCCACAGCCTTTGTATCATGTGGCACCATTGTTGATGCAGGTGTTAAAGCTGAACAAGACAAAAAATTAGCATCACAGGAAACTACTAAATTTGTTCAAAATGCATATATTGAAAACATTTTGAGTCATAAGTTTTATCCAAATGGGTCTTTAACATTACAACAAAGTTTTCAAGATACTAATTCAGCTTTTTTCAAAGCATCATTAGCTGCTTTTAATTTTTATCAAGATTCAGAAATTGCTAAAAATCCTACATTCAGTTTGGAATTGCTAAGTAAATTAAGTGAAAATAATGCACTAGCAAACGCAGATTTGGCCAATTTAAGAACACAAGCCGGTTGAAACAAAAAATTTAATACCGCTGGTTTTATAACTTTATACAATAATTTTTCAACCGGAATTCGTGAAATAGTTAATAAAATGCTATTAGTGAAAGGATATTTGCTTAATTTAAATGAGCAAGATATAACTTCATCTTCTAGTTACAAAGATGCAATGTCTGGTTCAGGTCTTAAAGAAACTTATGAAAGTATTAATCCAAAAAATAGTGATTTTTTCTTATTAGAACTAATGCTTACCAAACAACCAGCACAAGTTTGAAAATTTGAATCAAAAGATCCTATTGACATTACAACTTTAAGCCAACTTCGTGTTCGTGATGTTACTTCATTTAACACTTTTTTACGTAAAGGAGATGCTACAAATAATGCTCTTTTAACTAAAAAAGAACAAGCTTATGAAAATATTGGAACAAATGACAAGCAAGTTGATACAACTAAACTTTTTGGATATAGTGGAATTTTGTATAATCAAGGAAACTCGACTCCACTTGGAGATTTAGACTATAGCCTAAACTTTTTAAAATCTCAAGGTGAAGTTCGTTCAGGTTTTGTTGACCCTAAAACTAACAAAATTTGGTCAAGTGCACAAATTGCAGCATATAATACAATTAACTCCACAAAAGTTTATCCATTAACTTTTAGTGCTACATTTGACAAGAAAAAAACTAATACACAAATAACAACTAGTGATGTAAGTATTAATCACGAAAATTATAGTGTTGTTAAAGTTTATCCAAGTAGCGGGAGCAACACTCGCAGCGCTACAGCGGTTGTTAAAATTAATTTAGGAACAACTAATTTATATTACTCAATTGATTTTAATTGAGATGAAAAGCAAATTAATCAAAGTCCTGAGTTTCCAACCACAGGTACACAACTAATGAATCTTACAAATGGACTTCCAAGTGTCAATGATAATTTAGACCAAATTAATATTCGTTTTGTTAATAAAATTACACCAATTTACCAAAAAGATACTACATCTAATAAGTTTTATTTCTCTTTAGCAAACACTCCATGAGCTAGTGATGCTTCTAAAGAAAAACTTGCTTATTTATTTTATTTAGCTGATCAAAATGGGATTTATAATAGTGCTAAAAACTTTTTTGAAAGTCAAGGTTATACAATTGATGTTAAAGATAGCACTGTTAAATTAAGTTAA
- a CDS encoding zinc-binding metallopeptidase family protein, whose product MTIQIFKKLSELILKFNKETNSNLQIILKGSVLFWLDHQTNDNAPGDLDVILFENSFEKKLAFLNFLELNAKIEIIKNDGNLFIFNFENITIEIILLEYLDKKFATNSQWEGILLLKKKWLFIQKLLALPYIMSDYFPHDRDKKIRRTLEQLSKWKNIVDLDSLYDDESIGFLRSCLWNSFFIFYKYNYKQMLIFDYGNKEDYMKITDDQEVIDIIVKFYDAFSADEKIQQIVKIGEKILNHKEAITDFLLNNYQIPSLSGAESKFLSSIFELDHNSDSLNLFYFKKNNENKTIFVSHCDETGGVVIGNNVYNLGTHNWISAKYDLYDLEGKFIKQINANQINDEKYSKEFQTKVARNRVKIDEQNSNNQIFQMVSSQKAEFDDFYFTTRNHDNRINVLGLNFLDKTKLSNINYLITTREEVQLQSSKTSQVKQMIKQNKYIYNLEVSKHPNWDNKNLLIRVADFYAGINTKMIARITKIFNDYAIPFKYYFGAGSTDQTEFQFENSLTLAIPANDVHSYSSKIFNKNIFYMLFAIAILNDALS is encoded by the coding sequence ATGACTATACAAATTTTTAAAAAACTTAGTGAATTAATATTAAAATTTAACAAGGAAACAAATTCAAATTTGCAAATAATTCTTAAAGGCAGTGTCTTGTTTTGACTTGATCATCAAACAAACGATAACGCTCCTGGAGATTTAGATGTAATTTTATTTGAAAATAGCTTTGAAAAAAAGCTTGCTTTTCTAAATTTTTTAGAATTAAATGCCAAGATAGAAATTATAAAAAATGATGGTAATTTATTCATTTTTAATTTTGAGAACATAACTATCGAAATTATTTTGCTCGAATATTTAGATAAAAAGTTTGCAACCAACTCACAATGAGAAGGTATTTTATTACTGAAAAAGAAATGATTATTTATCCAAAAACTTCTTGCTCTTCCTTATATCATGAGTGATTATTTCCCTCATGATAGAGACAAAAAGATTCGTCGCACACTTGAGCAATTATCAAAATGAAAAAATATAGTTGATTTAGATTCTTTATATGATGATGAATCAATTGGTTTTTTAAGGTCTTGTTTGTGAAATAGTTTTTTTATTTTCTATAAATATAACTATAAACAAATGTTAATTTTTGACTATGGTAACAAAGAAGATTACATGAAAATAACAGATGACCAAGAAGTCATTGACATTATTGTTAAATTTTATGATGCCTTTTCAGCTGATGAAAAAATACAACAAATTGTAAAAATTGGTGAAAAAATTCTAAATCACAAAGAAGCAATTACTGATTTTTTATTAAATAATTATCAAATCCCTTCATTATCAGGAGCCGAATCAAAGTTTCTAAGTAGCATTTTTGAACTTGATCATAATAGCGATTCATTGAATTTATTTTATTTTAAAAAAAATAATGAAAATAAAACTATATTTGTCAGTCATTGCGATGAAACTGGTGGCGTGGTTATAGGCAATAATGTTTATAATCTTGGTACACATAATTGAATTTCAGCTAAATATGATTTATATGATCTTGAAGGTAAATTTATTAAACAAATAAATGCAAATCAAATAAATGATGAAAAATATTCAAAAGAATTTCAAACAAAGGTTGCCAGAAATAGAGTAAAAATAGATGAGCAAAATAGCAATAATCAAATTTTTCAAATGGTCTCAAGTCAAAAAGCTGAATTTGATGATTTCTATTTTACCACAAGAAATCATGATAACCGCATTAATGTGCTTGGGCTTAATTTTTTAGATAAAACAAAATTATCTAATATTAACTATTTAATAACAACTAGAGAAGAAGTTCAATTACAATCATCTAAAACATCACAAGTTAAACAAATGATAAAACAAAATAAATACATTTACAATTTGGAAGTATCAAAACATCCAAATTGGGATAATAAAAACCTTTTAATTCGAGTAGCAGATTTTTATGCAGGAATTAACACAAAAATGATTGCTAGAATTACAAAAATATTCAATGATTATGCTATTCCTTTTAAATATTATTTTGGAGCTGGTTCAACCGATCAAACTGAATTTCAATTCGAAAATTCACTTACACTAGCAATTCCAGCAAATGATGTCCACTCATATTCATCCAAAATCTTCAACAAAAATATTTTTTATATGCTTTTTGCCATTGCGATTTTAAATGATGCACTTTCGTAA
- the hinT gene encoding histidine triad protein HinT has product MENKDLFLKIINRELPATILYEDDKVIAILDKFPHQKGHFLVIPKIYSRNLFEIDDQTLAYAMIKARELALEQVKLLGAKGFKLLVNNESVANQQIFHTHIHIIPFY; this is encoded by the coding sequence ATGGAAAACAAAGACTTATTTTTAAAAATTATTAATCGTGAATTACCAGCAACTATTTTGTATGAAGATGACAAAGTTATTGCTATTTTAGATAAATTTCCACATCAAAAAGGTCATTTTTTAGTAATTCCTAAAATTTATTCTCGTAATTTGTTTGAAATTGATGATCAAACCTTAGCTTATGCAATGATTAAAGCAAGAGAACTAGCACTTGAACAAGTTAAATTATTAGGTGCTAAAGGCTTTAAATTATTAGTGAATAACGAATCAGTTGCTAATCAACAAATTTTTCATACCCACATTCACATCATCCCTTTTTATTAA
- a CDS encoding MFS transporter, which produces MMHFRNNLYKYTSSLATSLIGSEAFKFASSLYVYHITGDFWLVSILYLLIQLPTIIVYFFSSKIVTLLKRFTSRLILLICDILSFLLLILLIGMFFGIRNSYIFSILLIAISSLLGFVHSFRFIYIKNIVYYIAKDDQQMWKMNIGSSFATSIGFMVSPILSFFIYKNLDFYYLIIFNCFTYLLSGFLYLSLKTHKEKSVFVTNAIKPTSIVVTENKAYKKWIYVLSASMIIGIFIYPRASGLPQYFKLMPEFSIDTWAFYINIIFSASALISSIIQFRLKKSSKLRCLEF; this is translated from the coding sequence ATGATGCACTTTCGTAACAACCTTTATAAATATACAAGTTCTTTAGCAACTTCTTTAATAGGATCTGAAGCATTTAAGTTTGCTTCATCTTTGTATGTTTATCACATTACTGGAGATTTTTGACTAGTTTCTATATTATACTTGTTGATACAATTACCAACAATTATTGTTTATTTTTTTAGTTCTAAAATTGTAACACTTTTAAAAAGGTTCACTAGCCGCCTAATTTTGCTTATTTGTGACATTCTTAGTTTTTTATTGCTAATCTTGTTAATTGGTATGTTTTTTGGCATACGCAATAGTTATATTTTTTCTATTTTATTAATTGCTATATCCTCTCTTTTAGGATTTGTACACTCCTTTAGATTTATTTATATTAAAAATATAGTCTACTATATTGCAAAAGATGATCAGCAAATGTGAAAAATGAATATTGGCTCATCATTTGCTACATCAATTGGTTTTATGGTTTCGCCAATTTTATCTTTTTTTATTTATAAAAATTTAGATTTTTATTATTTAATTATTTTTAATTGTTTCACCTATTTACTGTCTGGTTTTCTATACTTATCACTAAAAACACACAAAGAAAAATCTGTATTTGTTACAAATGCTATAAAACCAACTAGTATAGTTGTTACAGAAAACAAAGCATATAAAAAATGAATTTATGTGCTTAGTGCATCGATGATAATTGGTATTTTTATTTATCCTCGTGCAAGTGGTTTGCCGCAGTACTTTAAGTTAATGCCAGAGTTTTCAATTGATACTTGAGCTTTTTATATCAACATTATATTTTCAGCTAGTGCCTTAATTTCTTCAATAATTCAATTTAGATTAAAAAAATCAAGCAAATTAAGGTGTCTTGAGTTTTAA